Proteins co-encoded in one Desulfitobacterium hafniense DCB-2 genomic window:
- a CDS encoding alpha/beta-type small acid-soluble spore protein, with protein sequence MSRRNRSAGILPKSVLDEFKMEVASELGLTEQIQTKGWANMTSRDCGHVGGRIGGSMVKAMIRRAEESLKNDTL encoded by the coding sequence ATGAGTCGCAGAAACCGCTCCGCCGGCATTTTGCCCAAGTCTGTTTTGGACGAGTTTAAAATGGAGGTGGCCTCCGAATTAGGTTTAACCGAACAAATCCAAACCAAGGGATGGGCTAACATGACCTCCCGTGATTGCGGCCATGTAGGCGGCCGCATCGGTGGAAGTATGGTTAAAGCCATGATCCGTCGCGCTGAGGAAAGCTTAAAGAACGACACTCTTTAA
- the fusA gene encoding elongation factor G: MKTYDTMNLRNICLVGHGGAGKTSLTEACLFNSGAVTRMGKVPEGNTMSDSLPEEIKHKVSISTSLVPVEWQGCKINVLDTPGYSDFFGEVKSALRVAESGVVVLCGVSGLEVQAELILDLMEEQKLPRVIFINKLERENANFEKVLNQLTEAFPNMRFAPLTLPIGHEDQFQGVVDIIEQKAYIYENNASGKYTVKDIPSDLLSDVEHYREILAEAVAEADDDILTKYLDGETLSDDDLRQALKSALEKDLTVPVLAGSALKNVGIGNLLDFFVQYAPVPQTKEEKSALIFKTLADPYVGKMSFIRVYGGKLQGDSMVYNAQKEKEEKISTPFILRGKNQDPVQVVPAGDIAVVAKLQDAATGDTLCAKENPVQLEGIDLPVPRLPVAIAPKSKGDEDKLGSALARLAEEDPTMRVEKNVETKELILYGMGEMHVEILMEKLQRKFGVGVEMKVPRVPYRETIKKPVKVEGKHKKQSGGHGQYGHVWINMEPLMDGEFEFAEEVFGGAVPRQYFPAVEKGIREAMAEGVLAGYPVTGFKVTLTDGSYHSVDSSEMAFKLASIMAFRKGAEMAKPTLLEPISEVEIRVPEAYMGDVIGDINGKRGKVLGMEADGRFQVIKAHVPQSEMMRYAIDLKSMTQGRGSFDIRFLKYDEVPSKISEGIINELKAAQGS; this comes from the coding sequence TTGAAGACCTATGACACTATGAATCTACGCAACATTTGCCTTGTAGGGCACGGAGGGGCAGGGAAGACGTCTTTGACAGAAGCTTGTCTCTTTAACTCAGGTGCGGTTACCCGTATGGGGAAAGTGCCTGAGGGAAACACTATGTCGGATTCTTTGCCAGAAGAGATTAAACACAAGGTTTCGATCAGTACGAGTCTTGTTCCTGTTGAATGGCAGGGATGTAAAATCAATGTCCTTGATACTCCGGGATATTCTGATTTTTTTGGTGAGGTTAAGTCTGCCCTTCGGGTGGCAGAGAGCGGGGTCGTTGTTCTGTGCGGTGTATCAGGTCTTGAGGTACAAGCTGAGCTTATCCTTGACTTGATGGAAGAGCAGAAGTTGCCCCGCGTTATTTTTATTAATAAGTTAGAGCGCGAGAATGCTAATTTTGAAAAGGTTCTGAACCAACTCACAGAAGCTTTCCCTAATATGCGTTTTGCCCCCTTAACTCTTCCTATAGGTCATGAAGATCAGTTTCAGGGTGTCGTAGATATTATCGAGCAAAAGGCGTATATCTATGAAAACAATGCCAGTGGGAAATATACAGTTAAGGATATTCCGTCAGATCTTCTATCTGATGTCGAACACTATCGAGAAATATTAGCTGAGGCGGTAGCCGAGGCTGATGACGATATATTGACAAAATATCTGGATGGCGAAACTTTAAGCGATGACGACCTTCGCCAAGCTTTGAAAAGCGCTTTGGAAAAGGATTTAACCGTTCCGGTCCTTGCGGGTTCAGCTCTCAAAAATGTCGGGATTGGAAATTTGCTCGACTTCTTTGTTCAATACGCCCCGGTTCCCCAAACTAAAGAAGAGAAAAGCGCCCTGATCTTTAAAACCCTGGCCGACCCCTATGTTGGTAAGATGAGTTTTATCAGGGTCTATGGAGGAAAGCTCCAAGGGGACAGTATGGTGTATAATGCTCAAAAAGAAAAAGAAGAAAAGATCAGCACTCCTTTTATTCTGCGGGGAAAAAACCAAGACCCGGTTCAGGTCGTCCCGGCGGGAGATATCGCCGTTGTAGCTAAACTTCAGGATGCAGCTACTGGTGATACCCTATGCGCCAAGGAGAATCCTGTGCAATTGGAGGGCATTGATTTACCTGTGCCCCGTTTACCTGTAGCCATCGCCCCTAAGAGCAAGGGAGATGAAGATAAACTGGGGAGTGCCCTGGCCCGCTTGGCGGAAGAGGACCCCACCATGCGTGTGGAGAAGAATGTGGAAACCAAAGAATTGATTCTCTACGGTATGGGTGAAATGCATGTTGAAATCCTGATGGAGAAGCTGCAACGGAAATTTGGCGTTGGCGTAGAGATGAAAGTTCCCCGGGTTCCCTATCGGGAAACCATTAAAAAGCCGGTTAAAGTGGAAGGAAAACACAAAAAGCAAAGCGGCGGTCATGGACAATATGGGCATGTCTGGATCAATATGGAGCCTCTCATGGACGGCGAGTTTGAATTTGCCGAGGAAGTATTCGGAGGTGCTGTACCCAGACAATACTTCCCTGCTGTAGAAAAGGGAATTCGAGAAGCTATGGCGGAAGGAGTGCTGGCCGGATATCCTGTCACTGGATTCAAGGTGACGTTGACCGATGGCTCATACCATAGTGTGGATTCTTCCGAAATGGCCTTTAAGCTGGCTTCCATTATGGCCTTCCGTAAAGGGGCAGAAATGGCGAAACCTACTTTGCTGGAGCCGATTTCTGAGGTTGAGATTAGGGTGCCGGAAGCCTACATGGGTGATGTTATCGGTGATATCAACGGCAAACGGGGCAAGGTCTTGGGAATGGAGGCCGATGGTAGATTCCAGGTGATTAAAGCTCATGTGCCGCAATCGGAAATGATGCGCTATGCCATTGATTTAAAATCCATGACCCAAGGGCGAGGCAGCTTCGATATCCGATTCTTAAAATACGATGAAGTACCTTCTAAAATCAGTGAAGGAATTATCAATGAGCTTAAAGCGGCCCAGGGAAGCTAA
- the iadA gene encoding beta-aspartyl-peptidase yields the protein MWTLIKNAKLFAPEPLQERDLLLVGNRIAALGDDLSLPPYAKGEVYDLHGHYLVPGFIDAHVHICGGGGEAGPSSRTPEVQLSQLTRAGITTVVGCLGTDSISRSMEELLVKANALEEEGLTCFVYSGGYQADRMIFDTLRKDLVLIDKVIGAGEIAISDHRSAQPQKSELEHLAAEARVGGMLGDKAGVVHIHLGEGKRGLSPILKIIEETEIPISQFMPTHINRKETLLEQGVEFLKAGGTIDLTAGCDDFEPHLQVPFVLKALYEQGLLNDRVTVTSDGNGSLPQFNEAGILVGMGIGSVHVLWRDIREAVLRYGIPLDTALRTITSNPARILQLKNKGMIREGFDGDLVALSDDLMIEQVWAKGRVMIRNRKPVVLGVYETSLASHLQTVETPRLVKG from the coding sequence GTGTGGACACTCATCAAAAATGCCAAACTATTCGCACCGGAGCCGCTGCAGGAGCGGGATCTTCTCCTTGTAGGGAATCGAATCGCCGCCCTTGGCGATGACCTGTCCCTTCCCCCTTATGCTAAGGGTGAGGTGTATGACCTTCATGGACATTACCTCGTTCCCGGTTTTATCGACGCTCATGTCCATATCTGCGGAGGAGGAGGAGAAGCGGGGCCCAGCTCCAGAACTCCTGAGGTTCAACTTTCTCAACTGACGCGGGCCGGGATAACCACTGTGGTAGGTTGCTTGGGAACGGATTCTATCTCCCGTTCCATGGAAGAGCTCTTGGTTAAGGCAAATGCCTTGGAAGAAGAAGGATTAACGTGCTTTGTCTATAGCGGCGGTTATCAAGCCGATCGTATGATCTTTGATACCTTGCGCAAAGACTTAGTCTTAATCGATAAAGTGATAGGGGCGGGTGAAATCGCCATTTCTGACCATCGTTCCGCCCAACCTCAAAAATCTGAGCTGGAGCATCTTGCTGCGGAAGCTCGAGTAGGGGGGATGCTAGGAGATAAAGCGGGAGTTGTTCATATTCACCTGGGTGAAGGGAAGAGAGGTTTGTCCCCAATTCTAAAAATAATTGAGGAAACTGAAATTCCGATCAGCCAATTCATGCCAACTCATATCAATCGAAAGGAAACGCTCTTAGAGCAGGGAGTAGAGTTTCTCAAAGCAGGTGGCACAATTGATTTAACAGCAGGTTGCGATGATTTTGAACCGCATTTACAGGTTCCTTTCGTTTTAAAAGCCCTTTACGAGCAGGGATTGCTGAATGACCGTGTGACGGTTACTTCAGACGGAAATGGCAGCCTTCCTCAGTTTAACGAGGCTGGAATCCTTGTCGGCATGGGCATAGGATCCGTTCATGTTCTTTGGCGCGATATCCGGGAAGCTGTGCTCCGGTACGGCATACCCCTTGATACCGCTCTGAGAACCATTACTTCCAATCCCGCCCGTATTCTACAATTAAAAAACAAAGGCATGATTCGGGAAGGCTTTGACGGTGATTTGGTGGCCTTGTCCGATGACTTGATGATTGAGCAGGTGTGGGCTAAGGGAAGAGTTATGATTCGTAACCGTAAACCTGTTGTTTTGGGGGTATATGAGACATCATTGGCGAGTCATCTTCAGACTGTAGAAACTCCACGATTAGTCAAAGGTTAG
- the spoVB gene encoding stage V sporulation protein B, giving the protein MAKRTFIYGAVILLAANFLNRVLGFIYQYLIMTHIGGEAFGLFNMVFPMYMFALVFTTAGIPLAVSKMISEAVSLQNYSRARSIFRTSLLLLTCSGLVISVALYIISPLLAERFFPDPRVLRLFLICTPAIFVVSVSSAFRGYFQGMQNMLPTALSQICEQLVRVSVGFFSAYTLLPRGIEWAASGLALGMLSGEIIGLFIIILQYKLQKTKKSSHQNESLHPIQTMKELFHLAYPVTIGRLFSSGLSTVDAMLIPQRLQLAGYTAREATTLFGQLGGAVFTLLNFPSVFTFALATSLVPAISEAAARKQFQTVKLRSAQALRMTIFIGVPSLVILFFFAEPFSAFFKSEGTSSILRILALGGIFSYLQQTSTGILQGLGKVQLPVIHSIISAVIRIPILFILTASPQWGLKGTAVAYVVGFFISSTLNLAAIVHYTGMPVDLREFLLHPLMGGIGMMLAFRLFHPFFAFHPLAFLLEIILGAVLYFAILFFNGGINRDDLQRIPWLGKFLR; this is encoded by the coding sequence ATGGCCAAAAGAACCTTTATTTATGGGGCTGTCATTCTCTTGGCGGCAAACTTTCTCAATCGGGTTTTGGGTTTTATTTATCAATACTTAATCATGACCCATATTGGCGGAGAGGCCTTTGGACTATTCAATATGGTTTTCCCTATGTATATGTTTGCTTTAGTCTTTACCACTGCGGGCATCCCTTTGGCTGTTTCGAAAATGATCTCCGAAGCAGTATCTTTGCAGAATTATTCCCGTGCCCGCTCCATATTTCGTACTTCCCTTCTTTTATTGACCTGTTCAGGGCTGGTTATTTCCGTGGCTCTCTACATTATTTCGCCTCTCCTGGCAGAGCGTTTCTTTCCCGATCCCCGTGTTCTAAGGCTTTTTTTGATCTGCACACCGGCAATCTTTGTGGTCTCTGTTTCCTCAGCCTTTCGCGGGTATTTTCAGGGCATGCAGAATATGCTTCCCACTGCACTCAGTCAGATCTGTGAACAACTGGTGCGGGTCAGTGTGGGATTTTTCTCGGCTTACACTTTATTGCCCAGAGGGATCGAATGGGCCGCTTCCGGTTTGGCCTTGGGAATGTTGTCGGGAGAAATCATCGGCTTATTTATCATTATTCTTCAGTATAAACTCCAAAAAACAAAAAAGTCCTCCCACCAGAATGAATCCCTACATCCGATTCAAACCATGAAAGAACTTTTCCACTTAGCTTATCCAGTGACGATCGGCAGGCTCTTTTCCAGCGGGTTATCCACGGTGGATGCCATGCTGATACCACAACGGCTGCAACTAGCCGGCTATACAGCCCGTGAAGCCACCACTCTCTTCGGACAACTGGGCGGGGCTGTGTTTACTCTCCTTAATTTTCCCAGTGTCTTCACCTTTGCTTTGGCGACCTCTTTGGTTCCTGCCATTTCCGAAGCGGCCGCCCGAAAGCAATTCCAAACGGTTAAGCTCCGCAGTGCCCAAGCTTTACGGATGACCATTTTCATCGGGGTCCCCAGTTTAGTAATCCTCTTTTTCTTTGCTGAGCCTTTCAGCGCCTTTTTTAAAAGCGAAGGCACCAGCAGCATTCTGCGCATCCTTGCCTTAGGTGGGATCTTTTCCTACCTTCAACAAACCTCTACAGGAATTCTGCAAGGATTAGGCAAGGTCCAGCTCCCGGTGATCCATTCCATTATTTCCGCCGTCATCCGGATACCGATACTTTTCATTTTAACGGCTTCACCTCAGTGGGGGCTTAAAGGAACGGCTGTAGCTTATGTCGTCGGTTTTTTTATCTCCTCGACCCTGAATCTGGCCGCTATCGTCCACTATACAGGGATGCCTGTCGATCTTCGGGAGTTTCTTCTCCACCCGCTCATGGGCGGCATTGGCATGATGTTGGCCTTTCGCCTCTTTCATCCCTTCTTCGCTTTCCATCCCTTAGCCTTTCTCCTGGAGATCATACTGGGAGCGGTTCTTTACTTCGCCATTCTCTTCTTTAACGGCGGTATCAACCGTGACGATCTGCAGAGAATTCCCTGGCTCGGCAAGTTTTTACGCTGA